A DNA window from Rhineura floridana isolate rRhiFlo1 chromosome 11, rRhiFlo1.hap2, whole genome shotgun sequence contains the following coding sequences:
- the LOC133367224 gene encoding membrane primary amine oxidase-like isoform X1: MNMKTVVILLILALATIFALVCVLLTRKENITRCGSSRLQNSPKGAIRDPSQIFADLTADEIAQVVKYLKDNLGVHLEDAFYAKPSNNCIYYLDTHLPPKAQVLGFLDHGRDQPPRQASAVVYFGDQPDPNITEFVVGPLPNPTYHRDITRKKFDKKVPYHSRPVTEREYRDIDLLIFNELSSAPIFLKECCEYNGTNLATLTTAPRGFESGDRATWFVLFQNVVGSGYYIHPVGLEVLVNHSSLNICEWKVEKVFYNGHYYQDPTHLEREFRDGRVKEVRVKAVQLNDFPLRKPLGSPVHPGPFQFEPQGIRYTVTGSHVAYQSWKFAFGMNVNTGPRLFNIRFGEDRIVYELSLQEALATYGSNCPGGMVTRYMDGSLGIGKFAYELVRGVDCPYMATYVDRYYLIDSDIPKLNKNSFCIFEHDMGVPLRRHFSDMGSFYYEGLAKYALVLRAISTLINYDYVWDFVFYQNGAIEVKVHATGYISSSFLMDGGTSYGNRVGEHTLGTMHNHLMNYKVDLDVGGTKNTLVALDMAFESVPAPWSPEHQIHRPVLTRRILDSEEKAAFPLDGKVPRYLHFATSRENQWNHQRGYRIQIVSFAGDHLPEASTMEKSISWGRYKLAVTKRKEEEMTSTCIYNQNDPWDPLVVFADFINNETIINEDLVAWISTGFLHVPHSEDIPNTVTVGNGVGFFLRPYNFFDFDPSINSPDGVSFTADQDASKCDINQAACLQKTASCSHSLPPYTYSGFQNLTSH, from the exons ATGAACATGAAAACGGTTGTTATTCTTCTAATATTGGCTCTGGCTACAATTTTTGCTTTAGTTTGTGTCTTGCTGACCAGAAAGGAAAACATCACGAGGTGTGGCTCCTCAAGGCTCCAGAATTCCCCTAAGGGTGCCATCAGAGATCCGAGCCAGATCTTTGCTGACCTGACAGCCGATGAGATAGCCCAAGTGGTGAAATACCTCAAGGACAATCTCGGTGTGCACCTGGAAGATGCATTTTATGCGAAACCATCCAATAACTGCATTTACTACCTGGATACTCACCTCCCCCCTAAAGCACAGGTACTGGGTTTCCTTGATCATGGAAGGGATCAGCCCCCTCGACAGGCATCGGCTGTGGTGTACTTTGGAGACCAGCCAGACCCAAATATCACAGAGTTTGTAGTAGGTCCCCTCCCAAACCCAACGTACCATCGAGACATCACACGTAAGAAGTTTGACAAGAAGGTGCCATACCACAGCAGACCAGTGACCGAGAGGGAGTACAGAGATATTGACTTGTTAATTTTCAATGAGCTCTCCAGTGCCCCCATCTTCCTCAAAGAATGTTGCGAGTATAATGGGACTAACCTGGCTACTCTGACCACAGCCCCCCGAGGGTTTGAGTCTGGCGACAGAGCCACGTGGTTTGTCCTGTTCCAGAACGTGGTTGGCAGTGGATACTACATCCACCCTGTTGGCTTGGAGGTGCTGGTGAATCACAGCAGTCTGAACATCTGTGAGTGGAAGGTGGAGAAAGTCTTCTACAATGGCCATTATTATCAGGACCCAACACATCTGGAAAGGGAGTTCAGAGATGGACGTGTGAAGGAGGTCAGAGTGAAGGCAGTCCAGCTGAACGATTTTCCTCTCAGGAAGCCTTTGGGGTCTCCTGTTCATCCAGGTCCTTTTCAGTTTGAGCCCCAGGGGATACGCTACACCGTGACAGGCAGTCACGTTGCCTACCAGTCATGGAAGTTTGCCTTTGGGATGAATGTGAACACAGGTCCACGTCTCTTCAACATCAGATTTGGTGAGGACAGGATTGTCTATGAGTTGAGTCTGCAGGAAGCTCTTGCTACTTATGGCTCCAACTGTCCAGGGGGGATGGTGACCAGGTACATGGATGGCAGCCTTGGCATTGGGAAGTTTGCTTACGAATTGGTTCGGGGAGTAGACTGCCCCTATATGGCTACCTACGTAGACCGATACTACTTGATAGACTCTGACATCCCAAAACTGAACAAGAACTCTTTCTGCATCTTTGAGCATGACATGGGTGTGCCTCTGCGTCGACATTTTTCTGACATGGGCTCCTTCTATTATGAGGGGTTAGCCAAATATGCTCTGGTCTTAAGGGCAATTTCCACTCTCATCAACTATGACTATGTCTGGGATTTTGTGTTCTACCAAAATGGTGCTATAGAAGTCAAAGTTCATGCCACAGGATACATCAGCTCTTCATTCTTAATGGATGGCGGCACTTCATATGGGAACAGGGTAGGGGAACACACACTTGGAACCATGCACAATCATCTGATGAACTATAAGGTCGACTTGGATGTTGGAG GAACTAAGAATACCTTGGTGGCTCTTGATATGGCGTTTGAGTCTGTTCCGGCCCCTTGGAGCCCAGAACACCAGATCCACCGGCCAGTGCTCACAAGACGAATCCTGGACAGTGAGGAAAAAGCTGCCTTCCCTCTTGATGGCAAAGTCCCTCGGTACCTGCACTTTGCCACCAGCCGTGAAAACCAGTGGAATCACCAGCGTGGCTACCGCATCCAGATTGTCAGCTTTGCAGGCGACCACTTGCCTGAAGCTAGCACCATGGAGAAGTCCATCAGCTGGGGCAG GTACAAGCTGGCTGTCACCAAGCGGAAAGAGGAGGAGATGACCAGCACATGCATCTATAATCAGAATGACCCCTGGGAtccactggtggtctttgctgaTTTCATAAACAATGAGACCATCATCAATGAG GATCTTGTGGCTTGGATCTCAACTGGCTTCTTGCACGTGCCACATTCTGAGGACATCCCCAACACTGTGACTGTCGGCAATGGAGTGGGCTTTTTTCTCCGGCCTTACAACTTCTTTGATTTTGATCCCTCCATCAACTCCCCTGATGGCGTCTCCTTCACAGCTGACCAAGATGCTAGCAAGTGTGACATCAACCAAGCGGCCTGCTTGCAGAAGACTGCTTCATGTTCCCACAGCCTACCTCCATATACCTACAGTGGCTTCCAGAACTTGACAAGTCACTGA
- the LOC133367224 gene encoding membrane primary amine oxidase-like isoform X2, which produces MAFESVPAPWSPEHQIHRPVLTRRILDSEEKAAFPLDGKVPRYLHFATSRENQWNHQRGYRIQIVSFAGDHLPEASTMEKSISWGRYKLAVTKRKEEEMTSTCIYNQNDPWDPLVVFADFINNETIINEDLVAWISTGFLHVPHSEDIPNTVTVGNGVGFFLRPYNFFDFDPSINSPDGVSFTADQDASKCDINQAACLQKTASCSHSLPPYTYSGFQNLTSH; this is translated from the exons ATGGCGTTTGAGTCTGTTCCGGCCCCTTGGAGCCCAGAACACCAGATCCACCGGCCAGTGCTCACAAGACGAATCCTGGACAGTGAGGAAAAAGCTGCCTTCCCTCTTGATGGCAAAGTCCCTCGGTACCTGCACTTTGCCACCAGCCGTGAAAACCAGTGGAATCACCAGCGTGGCTACCGCATCCAGATTGTCAGCTTTGCAGGCGACCACTTGCCTGAAGCTAGCACCATGGAGAAGTCCATCAGCTGGGGCAG GTACAAGCTGGCTGTCACCAAGCGGAAAGAGGAGGAGATGACCAGCACATGCATCTATAATCAGAATGACCCCTGGGAtccactggtggtctttgctgaTTTCATAAACAATGAGACCATCATCAATGAG GATCTTGTGGCTTGGATCTCAACTGGCTTCTTGCACGTGCCACATTCTGAGGACATCCCCAACACTGTGACTGTCGGCAATGGAGTGGGCTTTTTTCTCCGGCCTTACAACTTCTTTGATTTTGATCCCTCCATCAACTCCCCTGATGGCGTCTCCTTCACAGCTGACCAAGATGCTAGCAAGTGTGACATCAACCAAGCGGCCTGCTTGCAGAAGACTGCTTCATGTTCCCACAGCCTACCTCCATATACCTACAGTGGCTTCCAGAACTTGACAAGTCACTGA